In Monomorium pharaonis isolate MP-MQ-018 chromosome 3, ASM1337386v2, whole genome shotgun sequence, a genomic segment contains:
- the LOC105838757 gene encoding serine/threonine-protein kinase SIK3 isoform X2, which produces MRERSDQKMASSPTSHNEVSQEFSVNKLIRVGYYELEKTIGKGNFAVVKMATHVVTKSKVAIKIIDKTKLNEENLAKIFREVHIMKRLRHPHIIRLYQVMETEKMIYLVTEYAPGGEIFDHLVRNGRMPEPEARRIFRQIVLAVHYLHQQRVVHRDLKAENLLLDADNNIKLADFGFSNEYTPGVPLSTWCGSPPYAAPEIFEGKHYDGPRADVWSLGVVLYVLVCGALPFDGPTMQLLRSVVVSGKFRIPFFMSADCEKLIRHMLVVEPERRLSISQILSHSWMGEDGAVELEPGGCNPDMSVSPPLNQLVIENMLRLPGLSADTLLQTIKGNTFDHVSAIYNLLVDRLEPTMPNLPSIQSIPGDYLPDGAQLEKFGETEAETEEKSSLYLPSGTSYHTTRRHTVGPGDAVHQSPSSYPYNHMTGYQTLRPLPILQCNIDPQVLPHTNLPLNLPLVQHQPPQNFQIKDQHLLKPPPVMGATGGFGRRASDGGANLHIFHQQHNSNTNNDEDGGWSQPGSKEQLQPLQSGSSGLVQCAQSLNVATSTVAGDGSNSNSGSNSGNSDRRRRSGLSAVMQRPVSNRDSYKEPSSHVATERYSPVRRASEGSGAPGPGIQALQQEYQQLQRLASPSHSPASIPGSPVHERGVAAITQGLSGLTTTSVQGSIVHGTPAQPPATPLDLSPLRHHRSPATTPVSYSPSNSPALDMIQEEHPVEISRVPPQISVTDVLGGQVTLISCSPSPSPSPDSLEDALPHYNTLPSFIISEPCDPLRPSITRGIGRPHNTIPTEVEVPLSDESSRLNSEAILGRVKQIIDARAPPKGFIFSREEVEGSGLSLEYPGGVQIELRVCESEEREAKGIKMRRISGDQLQYSQLCQQLISCITV; this is translated from the exons atgagagagagaagtgATCAAAAAATGGCATCCTCGCCGACGTCGCACAATGAGGTTTCCCAGGAATTTTCTGTCAACAAACTCATCCGTGTCGGTTATTACGAACTGGAAAAAACTATTGGTAAAGGAAATTTCGCCGTAGTTAAAATGGCGACCCACGTCGTAACAAAATCTAAG gttgctataaaaataatagataaaactaaattaaacgaggaaaatttagcaaaaatttttcgtgaAGTACACATAATGAAAAGGTTACGACATCCACACATTATAAGACTGTACCAAGTAATGGAAACGgagaaaatgatatatttagtGACAGAATACGCTCCTGGAGGTGAAATATTTGATCATCTCGTTCGGAATGGTAGAATGCCAGAGCCAGAAGCACGAAGAATTTTCCGTCAGATTGTACTTGCCGTTCATTATCTGCATCAACAAAGAGTAGTGCATCGAGATCTTAAG gctgaaaatttgttacttgatgcagacaataatataaaacttgctGATTTTGGCTTTAGTAATGAATATACACCTGGTGTTCCACTTAGTACGTGGTGTGGTTCACCGCCATATGCTGCGCCTGAAATTTTTGAAGGAAAGCATTATGATGGTCCAAGAGCTGATGTATGG AGTCTCGGAGTTGTCTTATATGTATTAGTTTGTGGTGCTCTACCGTTTGATGGACCTACAATGCAATTGTTACGATCTGTAGTTGTCTCAGGGAAATTCAGAATACCATTTTTTATGTCTGCAG attgtGAGAAATTAATCAGACACATGTTGGTGGTAGAACCAGAGCGGCGTTTAagtatttcacaaattttatcGCATTCATGGATGGGTGAAGATGGAGCAGTAGAATTAGAACCTGGAGG GTGTAATCCTGATATGAGCGTATCACCACCATTAAATCAATTAGTAATAGAAAATATGTTGAGATTGCCCGGACTCAGCGCAGATACGTTATTACAAACTATTAAAGGAAATACTTTCGATCATGTATCAGCTATATACAATTTACTTGTTGATCGATTAGAACCAACAATGCCTAATTTACCCAGTATCCAAAGTATCCCAGGTGATTATTTGCCAGATGGTGCGCAGTTGGAAAAG TTTGGTGAAACTGAAGCAGAAACAGAAGAGAAAAGTAGTCTTTATTTACCATCTGGAACATCTTATCATACAACAAGAAGACATACAGTTGGACCTGGTGATGCAGTGCATCAATCTCCTTCGTCATATCCTTACAATCACATGACAGGCTATCAAACTTTACGGCCTCTTCCTATTCTCCAGTGTAATATAGATCCTCAAGTTTTACCACATACCAATTTACCATTAAATCTTCCTTTAGTTCAACATCAACCACCacaaaatttccaaataaaaGATCAGCATTTGTTGAAGCCACCTCCTGTTATGGGTGCCA CCGGAGGTTTTGGCAGAAGAGCTTCAGATGGCGGAGCAAATCTTCATATATTTCACCAACAACACAATAGTAACACTAATAATGATGAAGATGGTGGCTGGAGTCAACCTGGCAGCAAAGAACAATTACAACCA TTACAGAGTGGTAGTTCAGGGTTAGTACAATGTGCTCAGTCATTAAATGTTGCTACCAGTACCGTAGCTGGAGACGGGAGTAATAGCAACAGTGGTAGTAATAGTGGAAATAGCGACAGAAGAAGAAGGAGTGGCCTTAGCGCTGTTATGCAGCGACCAG TAAGTAATAGAGATTCATATAAGGAACCAAGCAGCCATGTTGCTACTGAAAGGTACTCACCTGTCCGTCGAGCATCAGAAGGATCAGGTGCTCCTGGACCAGGCATCCAAGCGCTTCAACAAGAATATCAACAATTACAGAGATTAGCATCACCTTCACATAGCCCTGCGAGTATTCCTGGTTCTCCTGTACATGAAAGAGGTGTAGCAGCAATTACGcaag gTCTCAGTGGTTTAACTACGACATCAGTACAGGGTAGTATTGTACATGGTACGCCGGCACAACCACCGGCCACACCTTTAGATTTAAGTCCACTTAGACATCATAGATCACCTGCGACCACTCCCGTGAGTTATTCTCCCAGCAATAGCCCAGCATTAGATATGATACAAGAAGAACATCCTGTAGAAATATCAAGG GTACCACCACAAATTTCGGTAACGGACGTTCTTGGAGGTCAAGTGACATTAATTAGTTGTTCACCCTCTCCATCTCCATCGCCAGATTCACTCGAAGATGCATTACCTCATTACAACACTCTTCcgagttttattatttcagaaCCGTGTGATCCTTTGAGACCTAGCATAACACGTGGTATCGGTAGACCGCATAATACAATACCTACCGAAGTCGAGGTTCCTCTTTCTGATGAGTCAAGCAGATTAAATTCCGAAGCTATATTAGGTCGTGTCAAACAAATAATAGATGCGAGAGCGCCACCAAAaggttttatattttcacgaGAGGAGGTGGAAGGTAGCGGACTTAGTTTAGAATATCCAGGCGGCGTACAAATCGAACTTAGAGTATGCGAATCGGAGGAAAGAGAAGCGAAGGGAATAAAAATGCGTAGAATTAGCGGGGACCAATTGCAATATAGTCAACTTTGTCAGCAATTGATTTCATGTATTACTGTTTGA
- the LOC105838757 gene encoding serine/threonine-protein kinase SIK3 isoform X1 gives MRERSDQKMASSPTSHNEVSQEFSVNKLIRVGYYELEKTIGKGNFAVVKMATHVVTKSKVAIKIIDKTKLNEENLAKIFREVHIMKRLRHPHIIRLYQVMETEKMIYLVTEYAPGGEIFDHLVRNGRMPEPEARRIFRQIVLAVHYLHQQRVVHRDLKAENLLLDADNNIKLADFGFSNEYTPGVPLSTWCGSPPYAAPEIFEGKHYDGPRADVWSLGVVLYVLVCGALPFDGPTMQLLRSVVVSGKFRIPFFMSADCEKLIRHMLVVEPERRLSISQILSHSWMGEDGAVELEPGGCNPDMSVSPPLNQLVIENMLRLPGLSADTLLQTIKGNTFDHVSAIYNLLVDRLEPTMPNLPSIQSIPGDYLPDGAQLEKFGETEAETEEKSSLYLPSGTSYHTTRRHTVGPGDAVHQSPSSYPYNHMTGYQTLRPLPILQCNIDPQVLPHTNLPLNLPLVQHQPPQNFQIKDQHLLKPPPVMGATGGFGRRASDGGANLHIFHQQHNSNTNNDEDGGWSQPGSKEQLQPLQSGSSGLVQCAQSLNVATSTVAGDGSNSNSGSNSGNSDRRRRSGLSAVMQRPVINPELVMEVEARMNRAYLPSRLLPTHVTHLRGSTLPHHRKSSLYHTSTVSNRDSYKEPSSHVATERYSPVRRASEGSGAPGPGIQALQQEYQQLQRLASPSHSPASIPGSPVHERGVAAITQGLSGLTTTSVQGSIVHGTPAQPPATPLDLSPLRHHRSPATTPVSYSPSNSPALDMIQEEHPVEISRVPPQISVTDVLGGQVTLISCSPSPSPSPDSLEDALPHYNTLPSFIISEPCDPLRPSITRGIGRPHNTIPTEVEVPLSDESSRLNSEAILGRVKQIIDARAPPKGFIFSREEVEGSGLSLEYPGGVQIELRVCESEEREAKGIKMRRISGDQLQYSQLCQQLISCITV, from the exons atgagagagagaagtgATCAAAAAATGGCATCCTCGCCGACGTCGCACAATGAGGTTTCCCAGGAATTTTCTGTCAACAAACTCATCCGTGTCGGTTATTACGAACTGGAAAAAACTATTGGTAAAGGAAATTTCGCCGTAGTTAAAATGGCGACCCACGTCGTAACAAAATCTAAG gttgctataaaaataatagataaaactaaattaaacgaggaaaatttagcaaaaatttttcgtgaAGTACACATAATGAAAAGGTTACGACATCCACACATTATAAGACTGTACCAAGTAATGGAAACGgagaaaatgatatatttagtGACAGAATACGCTCCTGGAGGTGAAATATTTGATCATCTCGTTCGGAATGGTAGAATGCCAGAGCCAGAAGCACGAAGAATTTTCCGTCAGATTGTACTTGCCGTTCATTATCTGCATCAACAAAGAGTAGTGCATCGAGATCTTAAG gctgaaaatttgttacttgatgcagacaataatataaaacttgctGATTTTGGCTTTAGTAATGAATATACACCTGGTGTTCCACTTAGTACGTGGTGTGGTTCACCGCCATATGCTGCGCCTGAAATTTTTGAAGGAAAGCATTATGATGGTCCAAGAGCTGATGTATGG AGTCTCGGAGTTGTCTTATATGTATTAGTTTGTGGTGCTCTACCGTTTGATGGACCTACAATGCAATTGTTACGATCTGTAGTTGTCTCAGGGAAATTCAGAATACCATTTTTTATGTCTGCAG attgtGAGAAATTAATCAGACACATGTTGGTGGTAGAACCAGAGCGGCGTTTAagtatttcacaaattttatcGCATTCATGGATGGGTGAAGATGGAGCAGTAGAATTAGAACCTGGAGG GTGTAATCCTGATATGAGCGTATCACCACCATTAAATCAATTAGTAATAGAAAATATGTTGAGATTGCCCGGACTCAGCGCAGATACGTTATTACAAACTATTAAAGGAAATACTTTCGATCATGTATCAGCTATATACAATTTACTTGTTGATCGATTAGAACCAACAATGCCTAATTTACCCAGTATCCAAAGTATCCCAGGTGATTATTTGCCAGATGGTGCGCAGTTGGAAAAG TTTGGTGAAACTGAAGCAGAAACAGAAGAGAAAAGTAGTCTTTATTTACCATCTGGAACATCTTATCATACAACAAGAAGACATACAGTTGGACCTGGTGATGCAGTGCATCAATCTCCTTCGTCATATCCTTACAATCACATGACAGGCTATCAAACTTTACGGCCTCTTCCTATTCTCCAGTGTAATATAGATCCTCAAGTTTTACCACATACCAATTTACCATTAAATCTTCCTTTAGTTCAACATCAACCACCacaaaatttccaaataaaaGATCAGCATTTGTTGAAGCCACCTCCTGTTATGGGTGCCA CCGGAGGTTTTGGCAGAAGAGCTTCAGATGGCGGAGCAAATCTTCATATATTTCACCAACAACACAATAGTAACACTAATAATGATGAAGATGGTGGCTGGAGTCAACCTGGCAGCAAAGAACAATTACAACCA TTACAGAGTGGTAGTTCAGGGTTAGTACAATGTGCTCAGTCATTAAATGTTGCTACCAGTACCGTAGCTGGAGACGGGAGTAATAGCAACAGTGGTAGTAATAGTGGAAATAGCGACAGAAGAAGAAGGAGTGGCCTTAGCGCTGTTATGCAGCGACCAG TTATAAACCCGGAACTGGTAATGGAGGTAGAAGCTAGGATGAATAGAGCTTATCTACCATCACGATTATTACCAACTCATGTGACTCACCTTAGAGGATCAACACTTCCACACCACAGGAAATCTTCATTGTATCATACTAGTACTG TAAGTAATAGAGATTCATATAAGGAACCAAGCAGCCATGTTGCTACTGAAAGGTACTCACCTGTCCGTCGAGCATCAGAAGGATCAGGTGCTCCTGGACCAGGCATCCAAGCGCTTCAACAAGAATATCAACAATTACAGAGATTAGCATCACCTTCACATAGCCCTGCGAGTATTCCTGGTTCTCCTGTACATGAAAGAGGTGTAGCAGCAATTACGcaag gTCTCAGTGGTTTAACTACGACATCAGTACAGGGTAGTATTGTACATGGTACGCCGGCACAACCACCGGCCACACCTTTAGATTTAAGTCCACTTAGACATCATAGATCACCTGCGACCACTCCCGTGAGTTATTCTCCCAGCAATAGCCCAGCATTAGATATGATACAAGAAGAACATCCTGTAGAAATATCAAGG GTACCACCACAAATTTCGGTAACGGACGTTCTTGGAGGTCAAGTGACATTAATTAGTTGTTCACCCTCTCCATCTCCATCGCCAGATTCACTCGAAGATGCATTACCTCATTACAACACTCTTCcgagttttattatttcagaaCCGTGTGATCCTTTGAGACCTAGCATAACACGTGGTATCGGTAGACCGCATAATACAATACCTACCGAAGTCGAGGTTCCTCTTTCTGATGAGTCAAGCAGATTAAATTCCGAAGCTATATTAGGTCGTGTCAAACAAATAATAGATGCGAGAGCGCCACCAAAaggttttatattttcacgaGAGGAGGTGGAAGGTAGCGGACTTAGTTTAGAATATCCAGGCGGCGTACAAATCGAACTTAGAGTATGCGAATCGGAGGAAAGAGAAGCGAAGGGAATAAAAATGCGTAGAATTAGCGGGGACCAATTGCAATATAGTCAACTTTGTCAGCAATTGATTTCATGTATTACTGTTTGA